The genomic segment TCTGCGCCTCCGCGTCTCCGCGGTTCAAAACGAATCAGAACCTCATCGCCGTATAGCCGCCGTCGACGAAGTAGTCGGCGCCGGTGATGAAGCTGCCGGCCTTTTTCGAGAGCAGCAGCAGCATCGCGCCAATCAGTTCGTCCGGCTCGCCAAACCGGGCCATCGGGGTGTTGCGCATGATGTTATCCACGCGCTGGACGTCAAGGATGACGCGATTCTGTTCCGCGGGGAAAAATCCGGGACAAAGCGCGTTCACTCGGACATTGAACGGCGCCAATTCCCGAGCGACGTTTTTCGTAAGATTGATGACGGCGGCTTTCGAAGCGCTGTAGGCAAACACGCGCGACAGCGGCGTGTGGGCCGTGGCGCTGCCGATATTGAGAATACTCCCGCCGCCGTGCTCGGCCATGTGCTTGCCGAAGATCTGGCAGCCGTAGTGGACGGCCATCAGGTTCGTTTCAAGCACGCGCTGCCAGTCGTCGTCGGTGGCTTCGAAGTACGTACTGGCCGCGT from the Planctomycetia bacterium genome contains:
- a CDS encoding SDR family oxidoreductase, producing MPRTMSKYASYLESLFGLTGQVAVVIGGTGVLGGALAEGLLQAGAAVMIAGREPDRGVRRAEEMSALGDVEFQLIDVTSRESIEALLTTTLARFGRVDMLINGAGVNAASTYFEATDDDWQRVLETNLMAVHYGCQIFGKHMAEHGGGSILNIGSATAHTPLSRVFAYSASKAAVINLTKNVARELAPFNVRVNALCPGFFPAEQNRVILDVQRVDNIMRNTPMARFGEPDELIGAMLLLLSKKAGSFITGADYFVDGGYTAMRF